From Coffea arabica cultivar ET-39 chromosome 2e, Coffea Arabica ET-39 HiFi, whole genome shotgun sequence, the proteins below share one genomic window:
- the LOC113731637 gene encoding 2-oxoglutarate-dependent dioxygenase 19-like, which yields MASVKALVQSQDLKSLPSDYAHFKDSQKSIVAGPEVSLPVIDFSLLSSTNPDERAKVIEDLGKACEEWGFFMVVNHGIPENLINSLFNVCNEFFDMPEEEKLKFETTNPLYPVMVRSGSTIHDKSNQTVLFWRDYLRFFVHPEFYYPDKPQDFRDLISEYSQRTRDLAWKLLQGISQSLGMEEDYIQKAMDLDHSTQIFAANYYPPCPQPELAIGIPPHTDHGLLTFLLQNGVGGLEIQHEGQWFHVNALPNSIFVNTADQLEVLSNGKYKSVWHRAVVNNEKTRITLVVPNGPSPDTIVTPAAPLLREAPAAYGPMKYMEYVNVQRVTRLHEKPLLDRLKLH from the exons ATGGCAAGCGTTAAAGCACTCGTGCAATCTCAAGACCTCAAATCCCTCCCTTCTGATTATGCTCACTTCAAAGACAGCCAAAAATCCATTGTTGCAGGCCCTGAAGTTTCGCTTCCCGTGATTGATTTTTCTTTGCTCAGCTCAACCAATCCTGATGAACGTGCCAAAGTCATCGAGGACCTCGGAAAAGCCTGCGAGGAATGGGGCTTCTTCATG GTGGTAAACCATGGCATACCGGAAAACCTAATCAACTCATTGTTTAACGTGTGTAATGAGTTTTTCGACATGCCGGAGGAGGAGAAGCTCAAGTTCGAAACCACAAATCCCCTGTATCCGGTCATGGTCAGGTCCGGCAGTACAATTCACGATAAATCCAACCAAACAGTCCTCTTCTGGAGAGATTATCTAAGGTTCTTTGTGCATCCGGAGTTTTACTACCCGGATAAACCCCAAGACTTCAG GGATCTTATATCGGAGTATTCTCAGAGAACCAGAGATTTGGCATGGAAATTACTGCAGGGAATATCACAGAGCTTGGGCATGGAAGAAGACTACATCCAGAAAGCCATGGACTTGGACCACAGTACCCAAATCTTCGCAGCAAATTACTACCCACCCTGTCCTCAACCTGAATTGGCAATAGGCATTCCTCCTCATACGGATCATGGCCTCCTCACCTTTCTCCTGCAAAATGGAGTTGGAGGCCTCGAGATCCAACACGAAGGCCAGTGGTTCCACGTTAATGCCCTTCCCAACTCCATTTTCGTCAACACTGCCGATCAACTCGAG GTTTTGAGCAATGGGAAGTACAAGAGTGTGTGGCACAGAGCAGTGGTGAATAACGAAAAGACCAGAATTACGTTGGTGGTGCCGAATGGTCCATCACCTGATACAATTGTTACCCCAGCCGCACCGCTGCTGCGCGAAGCTCCGGCTGCATACGGTCCGATGAAGTACATGGAATACGTGAATGTACAGCGTGTGACCAGACTTCACGAGAAGCCCCTCTTGGATCGACTCAAGCTGCACTAG
- the LOC113728442 gene encoding 2-oxoglutarate-dependent dioxygenase 19-like: MASIKTLVQSQDLKSLPSDFAHFKDAQESIQTGPDVSLPVIDFSLLSSTNPDERAKVILDLGKACEEWGFFLVVNHGIPENLISALFNACNEFFDMPEEDKLQFDSKHPFYPVMVRSGTIDGTDSNQQVKLWRDYLRFFVHPEYHCPTKPKEMSDIVLEYSRRTRDLARKLLRGISQSLGLEEDYIEKAMELDSSTQIFAANYYPPCPQPELAIGIPPHTDPGLLTFLLQNGVEGLEVQNKGKWFHLTGIPGAIFVNTADQLEIISNGKYKSVWHRAVLNNEKTRISLVVANGPSPDTIVTPAPPLLRETPPAYGQMKYMEYVQLQRSSRLNQKPTLEQLKLH, translated from the exons ATGGCCAGCATTAAAACCCTTGTTCAATCACAAGACCTCAAGTCCCTCCCTTCTGATTTTGCTCATTTTAAGGATGCCCAAGAATCCATTCAAACGGGACCTGACGTTTCACTTCCCGTCATTGATTTTTCGCTGCTCAGCTCAACTAATCCTGATGAACGTGCCAAAGTAATCCTGGACCTTGGTAAAGCCTGCGAGGAATGGGGCTTCTTCTTG GTGGTAAATCATGGCATACCGGAAAACTTGATCAGTGCATTGTTTAATGCGTGTAATGAGTTTTTTGATATGCCGGAGGAGGACAAGTTGCAATTTGACAGCAAACACCCTTTCTATCCCGTCATGGTCAGGTCTGGCACCATTGATGGCACTGATTCCAACCAGCAAGTCAAGTTATGGAGGGATTATTTGAGGTTTTTCGTGCATCCAGAGTATCACTGTCCCACTAAACCCAAAGAAATGAG TGACATTGTACTGGAATATTCTCGGAGAACCCGAGATTTGGCGAGGAAATTACTTAGAGGGATATCACAAAGCCTTGGCCTGGAAGAAGATTACATTGAGAAAGCAATGGAATTGGACTCGAGTACTCAAATCTTCGCCGCAAACTACTATCCTCCCTGTCCTCAGCCTGAATTAGCAATAGGCATTCCACCCCACACAGACCCTGGCCTCTTGACCTTTCTTCTTCAGAATGGAGTTGAAGGCCTCGAGGTACAGAATAAGGGAAAGTGGTTTCATCTTACTGGCATTCCGGGAGCCATTTTCGTCAACACTGCGGATCAGCTCGAG ATAATAAGCAACGGAAAGTACAAGAGCGTCTGGCACAGAGCCGTTTTGAATAACGAGAAGACAAGAATTTCCTTGGTGGTGGCCAATGGTCCATCACCCGACACCATTGTCACACCAGCTCCACCGCTACTGCGCGAAACTCCACCCGCATATGGTCAAATGAAGTACATGGAATATGTGCAGCTGCAACGAAGTTCCAGACTTAATCAGAAGCCCACCTTGGAACAGCTCAAGTTGCACTAA